In a genomic window of Gadus macrocephalus chromosome 9, ASM3116895v1:
- the LOC132464080 gene encoding aerolysin-like protein, giving the protein MATTLEIIGGGGGSPFSFTGRDNGATLKKIGVAVGGWQIKAVRAELTDGRVETFGNAVTFSEFTFELGERITKLSLWGNGAGTRLGGIRFWTSSGREFFEYMSDWGLKTEYSIDVGSGVCLGLEGNAGSDMDSMGFLFINAIKSSVLTDMTYPSLAMYTPQVNKEYIKSVTYQNDTAADQEEKFTYSRSVTKSTTWSTTTKIESTVSLSVTAGIPEVAEVSAGFSLTVGAEQTSSMTKEETITESDEVNVTVPAGKTVSVEASVGRAVIDLPYSATVKITCLNGSELHFQSNGNYNGVAYTAVTVKSTESDRL; this is encoded by the exons ATGGCGACTACACTGGAAATCataggtggagggggaggcagtCCATTTAGTTTCACTGGCCGTGACAATGGCGCCACCCTGAAGAAGATCGGAGTGGCAGTGGGCGGCTGGCAGATCAAAGCTGTGCGGGCAGAACTGACCGACGGGCGTGTGGAGACCTTTGGAAATGCAGTCACTTTCAGTGAGTTTACGTTTGAACTTGGCGAACGCATCACCAAGCTGTCCCTGTGGGGGAACGGTGCCGGGACACGTCTGGGTGGCATCAGGTTCTGGACGAGTTCTGGACGCGAATTCTTCGAGTACATGAGTGACTGGGGCCTGAAGACCGAGTACTCCATCGATGTGGGGTCTGGAGTCTGCCTGGGGTTGGAGGGGAATGCTGGCTCAGACATGGACTCAATGGGATTCCTCTTCATCAATGCCATCAAGTCGTCTGTGCTAACCGACATGACCTATCCCAGCCTGGCCATGTACACACCCCAG GTAAACAAAGAATATATAAAGTCAGTGACTTATCAAAACGACACtgctgcagatcaagaggagAAATTTACGTACAGCAGATCTGTGACCAAGTCTACCACCTGGAGCACCACCACTAAGATTGAGTCCACCGTCAGCCTGTCTGTTACAGCAGGGATCCCGGAAGTGGCGGAGGTGTCTGCTGGGTTTAGCTTGACCGTGGGAGCggagcagacctcctcaatGACCAAAGAAGAGACCATAACCGAATCAGATGAGGTCAATGTGACGGTCCCAGCAGGAAAGACCGTGAGTGTTGAAGCGTCAGTGGGACGAGCAGTCATCGACCTCCCCTACTCGGCCACAGTGAAGATCACATGCCTGAATGGCAGCGAGCTGCACTTCCAATCCAACGGCAACTACAATGGTGTGGCTTACACTGCAGTGACTGTAAAGTCCACTGAGTCTGATAGGTTATGA